A DNA window from Candidatus Protochlamydia naegleriophila contains the following coding sequences:
- a CDS encoding ABC transporter ATP-binding protein — MSLRLDNLSFSYPGHTILSRVSLTLESGEIGTLIGSSGSGKSTLFKLIAGLLPLQQGTVQVMNHSVPLAYQHLAYMTQQDLLLPWRTVLDNVLLIAELGPQMVDMIQVKEEACLLLEDIGLSRYVNYYPDELSGGMRQRVSLARALLLKKPALLLDEPFGALDVGLREHLYRLLHRIRDKYGTTILLVTHDFRDAISLSDRLFLLAQQSIHKEWTLSNLSRADFNYVGLLQQEMQELLNYSSNN, encoded by the coding sequence ATGTCATTACGGCTTGACAATCTATCCTTTTCTTATCCAGGCCATACGATCTTGAGTCGCGTCTCTTTGACCCTTGAATCGGGTGAAATAGGGACGTTAATCGGATCATCGGGGTCGGGAAAGTCCACGCTCTTCAAACTGATTGCAGGCTTATTGCCCCTGCAGCAAGGCACAGTTCAAGTCATGAATCACTCTGTCCCTTTAGCCTATCAGCATCTGGCCTATATGACGCAACAAGACCTTCTTTTGCCATGGCGTACGGTTTTGGATAACGTTCTTTTGATTGCTGAACTCGGACCACAAATGGTCGACATGATCCAAGTGAAAGAAGAGGCCTGTTTGCTCTTGGAGGATATTGGACTGAGCCGCTATGTCAATTACTATCCAGATGAACTATCTGGAGGAATGAGGCAGCGCGTTTCCCTTGCCCGCGCACTTCTCCTTAAAAAACCCGCCCTGCTATTAGACGAGCCTTTCGGAGCCTTGGATGTAGGGTTAAGAGAGCATCTCTATCGCCTCCTGCATCGCATTCGGGACAAGTACGGCACAACGATTCTTCTAGTCACGCATGATTTTCGCGACGCCATTTCCCTTTCTGACCGGCTCTTCCTTCTTGCCCAACAGAGTATCCACAAAGAGTGGACGCTTTCAAATCTATCCAGAGCCGACTTTAACTACGTCGGCCTGCTACAACAAGAAATGCAAGAACTTCTCAATTATTCTTCCAACAATTAA
- a CDS encoding amino acid permease, with protein MEEKETASQNGSLISAMFLVAGTCTGGGMLALPVATGISGFVPSAVVMACCWFAMTVSALLLLEVNLWMKEGAHVITMSSTILGPIGRIVSWIVYLFISYASIVAYTAAGGSLVVNGAANLMGFELTKELGCLLFIVCFGSIIYIGSRFVGRVNTILFVAMIVAYFALVSTGVSEVKTELLSHRRWTTSFLAIPLLLTTFSFQTMLPSLTPYLKRNANALRWAIVGGTTITFAVYLIWQYMVLGIVPVAGPNSLLHALEVGEPVTQFLREHVKSEWVSHFAEYFAFFALVTSFLGMALGLIDFLSDGLNIKKTGLGKAFLGFLIVVPTYIFAAYFERVFLVALDTSGGFGDSILNGIMPVLMVWVGRYYLKFPNENRVPGGKPLLLIVLAFFALSLVLETLIHTGYICSIFEACQIILNEKQPDISF; from the coding sequence GTGGAGGAAAAGGAGACAGCTTCCCAAAATGGAAGCTTAATATCTGCAATGTTTTTGGTTGCAGGAACCTGTACTGGCGGGGGAATGCTAGCATTACCTGTGGCCACAGGGATTAGTGGATTTGTTCCTTCTGCAGTAGTGATGGCGTGTTGCTGGTTCGCAATGACTGTGTCGGCTCTTTTATTGCTAGAGGTCAACCTTTGGATGAAAGAGGGTGCTCATGTCATTACAATGTCTTCCACCATTTTGGGCCCTATAGGACGAATCGTCAGCTGGATTGTTTATTTATTCATTTCTTATGCCTCTATTGTGGCTTATACGGCTGCTGGCGGCTCCTTGGTAGTAAATGGAGCAGCCAATTTAATGGGGTTTGAGTTGACCAAGGAATTGGGATGCTTACTTTTCATCGTTTGCTTTGGCAGTATTATCTACATAGGCAGTCGATTTGTTGGACGAGTTAACACAATCTTGTTTGTAGCCATGATCGTGGCCTATTTTGCACTGGTGAGCACGGGAGTATCTGAGGTTAAAACGGAATTGCTTAGTCACCGCCGCTGGACGACTTCCTTTCTTGCCATTCCATTGCTTTTAACTACATTCAGCTTTCAAACAATGCTGCCGAGCTTGACTCCTTATTTAAAGCGCAATGCAAATGCACTCCGTTGGGCGATCGTTGGCGGAACGACAATTACATTTGCTGTTTATCTGATTTGGCAATATATGGTTCTTGGGATCGTTCCAGTCGCTGGCCCAAATAGCTTATTGCACGCTTTAGAAGTGGGCGAGCCTGTCACTCAGTTTTTAAGAGAGCATGTCAAGAGTGAATGGGTCTCTCATTTTGCAGAGTATTTTGCTTTTTTTGCCTTGGTCACATCGTTTTTGGGTATGGCGCTTGGATTGATTGACTTTTTGTCGGATGGATTGAATATTAAAAAGACAGGGCTTGGCAAAGCCTTTTTAGGGTTCTTGATTGTGGTCCCGACCTACATTTTTGCAGCTTACTTCGAGAGGGTCTTTTTAGTGGCTCTGGATACATCAGGCGGTTTTGGCGATTCTATTTTAAATGGAATCATGCCTGTTTTAATGGTATGGGTTGGCCGCTATTACCTCAAATTTCCCAATGAAAATCGGGTTCCCGGTGGAAAGCCTCTTTTATTGATTGTGCTTGCATTCTTTGCCCTCTCTCTTGTTTTAGAGACGCTGATTCATACAGGATATATATGTTCAATCTTTGAAGCTTGCCAAATTATTTTGAATGAAAAGCAGCCAGATATTAGTTTTTAA
- a CDS encoding M24 family metallopeptidase, which produces MEFEKKLSEVQSLLKEQRIEGWLLYDFRRSNPLVYTFLDIPPGKMLSRRFFYWIPQKGEPIKILPQIEPHTLDHLPGVKWLYKSWQELEKLLFSITVENAKIAMEYSPYNALPIISKVDAGTIELMRKNGAEVVSSANLLQRYTSVWSESQLQGHLAAADVLNEIVDRTWAFIELSLQKQHSIDEYQVQQFMLDLMHQNKCVTADPPTCAVNAHSADPHYGPTKDHSSRIHPGDFILLDLWCKQYVQGSVYADITRVGVAAQQATPHQIEIFNHVKAARDRATFFIKENYEKGRPIQGWEVDQTCRDVIIEAGYGDYFIHRTGHNIGEDVHGPGANLDNLETHDFRELIPGTCFSVEPGIYLPQQFGVRLEYDIYLHPAGRIEITGGIQEELVCLNVF; this is translated from the coding sequence ATGGAATTCGAAAAGAAATTAAGCGAAGTTCAAAGCCTTTTAAAAGAACAGCGAATCGAAGGATGGCTTCTTTACGATTTTCGACGCAGCAATCCTTTAGTTTATACTTTTTTGGACATTCCTCCCGGTAAAATGCTCTCGCGCCGCTTTTTCTACTGGATTCCTCAAAAAGGAGAACCCATTAAAATTCTGCCTCAAATTGAGCCTCATACCTTAGATCATCTACCAGGAGTCAAATGGCTCTACAAGAGCTGGCAGGAATTAGAAAAACTTTTATTCTCTATTACAGTTGAAAATGCCAAAATTGCCATGGAGTATTCGCCCTACAATGCTCTGCCCATTATTTCTAAGGTTGATGCCGGCACAATTGAACTCATGCGGAAAAATGGGGCTGAGGTGGTCAGCTCAGCGAATCTGTTGCAGCGCTACACAAGTGTTTGGTCTGAAAGCCAACTGCAAGGACATTTAGCCGCTGCCGATGTGCTTAATGAGATCGTGGATCGTACCTGGGCATTTATCGAACTGTCGCTTCAAAAACAGCATTCGATTGATGAATACCAAGTGCAGCAATTTATGCTGGACCTCATGCATCAAAATAAATGCGTCACAGCAGACCCTCCAACCTGCGCTGTCAACGCTCATTCAGCCGATCCTCACTACGGTCCAACAAAGGACCATTCATCCCGCATTCATCCGGGTGATTTTATTTTACTAGACTTGTGGTGCAAGCAATATGTGCAAGGCTCTGTGTATGCCGATATCACGCGTGTTGGCGTGGCAGCACAGCAGGCTACTCCTCACCAGATTGAGATTTTCAATCATGTCAAGGCAGCACGCGACCGGGCGACTTTTTTTATTAAGGAAAATTATGAGAAAGGCCGGCCCATTCAAGGATGGGAAGTCGATCAAACGTGCCGAGATGTGATCATTGAAGCCGGCTATGGGGACTATTTTATTCATCGGACAGGGCATAACATTGGGGAAGATGTGCATGGCCCGGGAGCCAATTTAGATAATTTAGAGACGCATGACTTTCGAGAACTCATTCCGGGAACCTGTTTTTCGGTCGAACCTGGGATCTATTTGCCCCAGCAATTTGGGGTGCGCTTGGAGTACGATATCTATTTGCATCCTGCAGGCCGCATTGAAATTACAGGGGGGATTCAAGAAGAATTGGTCTGTTTAAATGTGTTTTAG
- a CDS encoding DUF2760 domain-containing protein, producing MGLGLAFKAFMKAFKDPQKAEEFLKDEAPKQIEAVDQSHLRMLYYLQQGGRLIDFLKEDISAFSDAQVGAAVRKIHQDCAQSIEDLVTIRPLREEQEGTTVQIPKGYNPSEIKVVGKVKGEPPFSGTLIHRGWKAHKRSLPKKTGELATDVICPAEIEIK from the coding sequence ATGGGACTTGGATTAGCATTCAAAGCTTTTATGAAAGCGTTTAAAGATCCTCAAAAAGCCGAGGAATTTTTAAAGGACGAGGCTCCAAAACAAATCGAAGCGGTCGATCAATCACATTTGCGCATGTTGTATTACCTCCAGCAAGGCGGCCGTTTAATTGACTTTTTGAAAGAAGACATTAGTGCCTTCTCAGATGCGCAAGTGGGTGCAGCGGTGCGTAAAATCCATCAGGATTGCGCGCAGTCTATTGAGGATTTGGTGACCATTCGCCCTTTAAGAGAAGAACAAGAAGGGACGACCGTGCAAATTCCGAAGGGCTACAACCCATCTGAAATCAAGGTCGTTGGTAAAGTGAAAGGAGAACCTCCTTTTTCTGGCACATTGATTCATCGAGGATGGAAAGCACATAAGCGCTCTCTTCCTAAAAAAACAGGTGAGTTGGCAACCGACGTGATTTGCCCGGCTGAAATTGAAATTAAATAG